Below is a window of Candidatus Tectomicrobia bacterium DNA.
GAGCCCGCAGACGGCGCAGGCGGACGCGGCCTCGGGGAGCGCGAAAACAAACGCACCCGCCAGAAGCGGGAGCCATCGGCGCAAGGATTTCAAGGGCTTTTCCTCCGACGCCACTATGCCATCCACCCCGGGGGGTGTCAACGAAAGCATGGGTCCTAAATCAGATAAACGAGGATGAAAAGCACCGGCCACAGCCCGACGACCAGGTGCCAGTACATCCCGCAGCACACCGCCGCGCGGACCAGCACGGCCAGCAGCCACACCACCCCGCAGAAGACGTGGAACGCGTGGGTCCCGATGATGGTGTAGAAGGTCGAGCCGTAGACGCCCGAGGAGGCGGTCAGGCCGAAGC
It encodes the following:
- a CDS encoding cytochrome oxidase subunit III, which translates into the protein FGLTASSGVYGSTFYTIIGTHAFHVFCGVVWLLAVLVRAAVCCGMYWHLVVGLWPVLFILVYLI